From Ancylobacter pratisalsi, one genomic window encodes:
- a CDS encoding COX aromatic rich motif-containing protein produces the protein MLIVIVPMFVALPIVLFRYRRGGKGTYRPNWEFSWGLEMLIWGIPVALMVILGTALWKHTLKFDPYRALGPEPLVVEVVALDWKFLFLYPEQGVATLDLLALPEGRPVTLKLTSGTVMQSFMIPRLAGQIYAMGGMQTQLNLLADASGDFTGRNTQYNGLGFATQSFTTRVMSQDAFNGWVEATKTQGAALDAAGYAKLLEPSVVDKPVLYGQFTPGLFGQVIASFAPGMPKGPAHAGMAMPTGPQQKHDRMPEAGQ, from the coding sequence ATGCTCATCGTCATCGTGCCGATGTTCGTTGCGTTGCCGATCGTGCTGTTCCGCTACCGCCGGGGCGGCAAAGGTACCTATCGGCCGAACTGGGAGTTCAGCTGGGGTCTTGAGATGCTCATCTGGGGCATCCCGGTGGCTCTCATGGTCATCCTCGGCACGGCGCTTTGGAAGCACACGCTGAAATTCGACCCGTATCGGGCTCTCGGTCCCGAGCCGCTGGTGGTCGAGGTCGTCGCCCTGGATTGGAAATTCCTGTTCCTCTACCCCGAACAGGGGGTGGCAACGCTTGATCTGCTCGCTCTGCCCGAAGGGCGGCCGGTGACGCTGAAATTGACCAGCGGCACGGTGATGCAGTCCTTCATGATTCCCCGCCTTGCCGGTCAGATCTACGCGATGGGAGGGATGCAGACGCAGCTCAACCTTCTGGCCGACGCGAGTGGCGACTTCACCGGGCGCAACACCCAGTACAACGGTCTCGGCTTCGCGACCCAATCCTTCACCACCCGCGTGATGAGCCAGGACGCTTTCAATGGCTGGGTCGAGGCGACGAAGACGCAGGGCGCGGCGCTCGATGCCGCAGGATACGCGAAACTGCTCGAGCCCTCCGTGGTGGACAAGCCGGTACTCTATGGCCAGTTCACTCCGGGCCTTTTTGGCCAGGTGATCGCGAGCTTCGCGCCGGGCATGCCCAAAGGGCCTGCCCATGCGGGAATGGCTATGCCGACAGGCCCCCAACAGAAACATGATCGCATGCCGGAGGCCGGACAATGA